A genomic stretch from Mya arenaria isolate MELC-2E11 chromosome 10, ASM2691426v1 includes:
- the LOC128206310 gene encoding uncharacterized protein LOC128206310 isoform X2 translates to MEIKDQNVLLKIVLFVSYGLCLCGDDRNQQTEKTHSGSVIGGAVGGVLGVCVVVALVVVVLVLKKKGIIWKESKKTYEDISSGRSQDEPYTTLAAASTTEYELPDSEPRSELTIEGEDNRVYYNDERAYYKNVGGNVHKT, encoded by the exons ATGGAGATAAAGGATCAAAACGTTCTTTTGAAAATAGTATTATTCGTTTCCTACGGACTTTGTCTGTGCGGTG ACGACCGTAACCAGCAAACTGAAAAAACTCACTCTGGTTCTGTGATCGGTGGAGCGGTTGGTGGTGTGCTTGGCGTGTGTGTTGTCGTAGCGCTAGTGGTGGTTGTCCTGGTATTGAAGAAGAAAGGGATTATTTG GAAGGAGAGCAAGAAGACGTATGAGGATATATCATCAGGAAGAAGTCAAGATGAACCCTACACAACATTGGCAGCTGCGAGCACGA CCGAGTACGAATTACCCGATTCGGAGCCAAGGTCCGAGCTGACCATCGAAGGTGAAGACAACCGGGTGTATTACAATGATGAGAGGGCCTACTATAAGAATGTCGGGggaaatgttcataaaacatga
- the LOC128206310 gene encoding multiple epidermal growth factor-like domains protein 10 isoform X1 encodes MEIKDQNVLLKIVLFVSYGLCLCGGTQCDSNCTNCDTSGTSGSCLKCEDGFYPNRYDNSCRPCTYPKCQTCSNPSLCDLCQDGFWGETCIATCAEGCVDGKCNTSNGVCPCLKNYYGNKCEGKCSDNCVPSTCFGETGNCVCKQGYYGASCRSQCGDYCADCINVTSCSLCETGKFGSSCQFKCKCDVNAECDIMTGLCLPCGTDCLSCINNECTSCVSGKYGSRCEYTCSSTCNDVCDIQGHCQSCVSGYHGHQCEFKCNCEFGCVQVHGKCVNKACPVNCYGTCDDSSHTCSSCNRGYHGPYCDLTCPGKCADSRCYANGSCLSCESGYYGISCNMECQQNCESNTCRQNDGLCEVCPTNCVSCESKSTCTLCKESSYGQFCHLSCNDDCTEKMCNIKGVCYNCSTLSAFGSYCNLTCNHDCYLSTCDRYTGACSSCKNNSVFGMFCNETCSPYCLGNECKRESGVCLNGCSDGYFGTICDQECSQGCRNKAGIICDLEGTCLGGCTEGYVGKSCKPDDRNQQTEKTHSGSVIGGAVGGVLGVCVVVALVVVVLVLKKKGIIWKESKKTYEDISSGRSQDEPYTTLAAASTTEYELPDSEPRSELTIEGEDNRVYYNDERAYYKNVGGNVHKT; translated from the exons ATGGAGATAAAGGATCAAAACGTTCTTTTGAAAATAGTATTATTCGTTTCCTACGGACTTTGTCTGTGCGGTG GTACCCAATGCGATTCCAACTGCACTAATTGTGACACCAGTGGAACGTCTGGATCATGTCTTAAGTGCGAAGACGGCTTCTATCCAAATCGGTATGATAATAGTTGTCGGCCTTGTACTTATCCAAAATGCCAAACGTGTTCTAATCCCTCCCTTTGTGACTTATGCCAAGACGGTTTTTGGGGGGAAACCTGTATCGCAACATGTGCAGAAGGGTGTGTTGATGGAAAATGCAATACTTCTAACGGTGTTTGTCCATGTCTAAAGAACTATTACGGAAATAAATGCGAAGGAAAATGTTCAGACAATTGCGTTCCTTCCACTTGCTTTGGTGAAACTGGTAATTGTGTATGTAAACAAGGTTATTATGGGGCATCGTGTCGCTCACAATGTGGCGATTATTGCGCCGATTGTATAAATGTCACGTCATGCTCATTGTGTGAAACAGGAAAGTTTGGTAGTTCGTGtcaattcaaatgtaaatgcGATGTCAATGCAGAATGCGATATTATGACGGGATTGTGTCTCCCTTGTGGAACAGACTGTTTGTCTTGCATTAATAACGAGTGCACTTCATGTGTAAGTGGAAAATATGGAAGTCGATGTGAGTATACGTGCTCGTCTACTTGCAATGATGTGTGTGACATACAAGGGCATTGTCAGTCGTGTGTGTCAGGGTATCATGGTCATCAATGTGAATTTAAATGCAATTGTGAGTTTGGGTGCGTTCAAGTTCATGGCAAATGTGTTAATAAAGCTTgtccagtcaactgttatggtaCCTGTGATGATTCATCACATACATGTTCCTCATGTAACCGTGGTTATCACGGACCATATTGCGACTTAACGTGTCCTGGTAAATGTGCTGATTCACGTTGTTATGCCAATGGTAGCTGTTTGTCCTGTGAATCGGGATATTACGGAATCAGTTGCAACATGGAATGTCAACAGAACTGTGAGAGTAATACATGTCGTCAGAATGATGGATTATGTGAGGTCTGCCCTACAAACTGTGTATCATGTGAGTCCAAATCCACTTGTACCCTTTGCAAAGAATCAAGTTATGGACAATTCTGCCATTTATCTTGCAACGACGACTGTACAGAAAAAATGTGCAATATCAAAGGTGTATGTTACAATTGTTCTACGTTATCTGCTTTTGGTAGTTACTGCAATTTAACATGCAATCATGATTGTTATTTGTCTACATGTGATAGATACACAGGTGCTTGTAGTAGCTGTAAAAATAACTCAGTGTTTGgaatgttttgtaatgaaacatGTAGTCCGTATTGTCTTGGTAACGAATGTAAACGAGAGAGTGGGGTGTGCTTAAACGGATGCAGCGATGGTTACTTCGGAACTATTTGTGATCAGGAATGTTCTCAAGGATGCCGAAATAAAGCTGGAATAATATGTGATCTAGAAGGTACATGTCTTGGAGGATGCACTGAAGGATACGTTGGCAAAAGCTGCAAACCAG ACGACCGTAACCAGCAAACTGAAAAAACTCACTCTGGTTCTGTGATCGGTGGAGCGGTTGGTGGTGTGCTTGGCGTGTGTGTTGTCGTAGCGCTAGTGGTGGTTGTCCTGGTATTGAAGAAGAAAGGGATTATTTG GAAGGAGAGCAAGAAGACGTATGAGGATATATCATCAGGAAGAAGTCAAGATGAACCCTACACAACATTGGCAGCTGCGAGCACGA CCGAGTACGAATTACCCGATTCGGAGCCAAGGTCCGAGCTGACCATCGAAGGTGAAGACAACCGGGTGTATTACAATGATGAGAGGGCCTACTATAAGAATGTCGGGggaaatgttcataaaacatga